The Bubalus kerabau isolate K-KA32 ecotype Philippines breed swamp buffalo chromosome X, PCC_UOA_SB_1v2, whole genome shotgun sequence genome has a segment encoding these proteins:
- the LOC129639562 gene encoding EKC/KEOPS complex subunit LAGE3-like produces MQASGGGAGGAEGRDDQQSFRIPACQSGSGSADGEAVRRAPEGRGGPGRGRAVLEAAVVRPRGERAPGDVGSAGDVAPLAVRPRRGEVVLTLRVPFQSPLEADMARRSLLPDVQRHQGLIRKEFAVNGSDLLVRWTADDLAFIRLSVNQFLDQLSVVIRNIRRLGHPPRQSRS; encoded by the exons ATGCAGGCGTCGGGTGGTGGCGCCGGTGGTGCAGAGGGCCGAGATGACCAGCAGAGCTTCAGAATACCTGCTTGCCAGAGTGGTTCAGGCAGTGCTGACGGTGAGGCTGTTCGCCGAGCCCCAGAAGGCCGGGGTGGGCCTGGCAGAGGAAGAGCGGTGTTGGAAGCTGCTGTAGTGCGTCCCCGGGGTGAGCGGGCACCAGGTGACGTAGGATCTGCTGGAGATGTAGCACCCTTGGCTGTAAGACCTAGACGTGGAGAGGTGGTGCT CACACTCAGAGTGCCTTTCCAGTCACCCCTGGAGGCAGACATGGCTCGCAGATCTCTGCTCCCAGATGTCCAACGCCACCAAGGATTGATTCGGAAGGAATTTGCAGTGAATGGCAGTGACCTGCTTGT TAGATGGACTGCTGACGACCTGGCTTTCATCCGACTTTCCGTGAACCAGTTCCTCGATCAGCTTTCCGTGGTGATTCGGAACATTCGGCGCCTTGGGCACCCACCTCGCCAAAGCCGAAGCTGA